A single window of Myxococcales bacterium DNA harbors:
- a CDS encoding 1-acyl-sn-glycerol-3-phosphate acyltransferase, with the protein MSFEPIAIVGRACLLPGADSPQALWEAVKVGRDLLSEVPAGRWRTPRRAVVGAVGAAEDRTWSVRGGYVRDPKLELEGLRCSSAELDGLDPLFLWLVHTARAALADSGVADTTKTGAVIGNLSFPSAGMSRFAERTWLGAELARAAELAEADPRNRFMSGLPAHILAAALGLGDAAFCLDAACASSLVAIKLACERLHERRADSMLAGAVCSADDLFIHVGFCALKAMSHTGQSRPFHRDADGLMPAEGCGIVVLERLADAEQNGRKILGVIRGIGLSNDGRGKGFLAPAEEGQIRAMERAYEVAGIAPTEVSYVECHATGTKVGDAAELRSMAQVFRGHPDLPIGSLKSNLGHLITAAGVASLLKVLAAMDAELLPPTIHASDALSDDLAGTPLRVVTACEPWSSKGPRRAGVSAFGFGGNNAHLIVEQYLGPEPSVRAAKVPHASARPAEPIAVVALEVLAPDVDGSVLLDESALRFPPLDLEQALGQQLLMLAAAGRALARVPQVPRETTGVLVGMGCDPEVARYGARWRSEGWARQFGANERGFVEALQDGFVGPLQSAGVLGTMPNIVANRINSAFDLRGPSLVVSAEELSGVRALDVACRALRRGELDAALVGAVDLSDEPVHRAALAALRPDATTTPADDRAVVLILERLVDAERLGHTVLATLGDLAETGAAVLPRHGAHAASGLLEVAAAVQSEAPSVELHLGSLGGQRASLVVHPRARAQQVEPPREGLRLAVRRAPVRIPALPPVAERTPVASETPSRNAAQTMPRAPWLEPLTEPELAVTPSPHPASAARFASPGQAHTAESPQAVLGAHSMAHEATLPSEPSLAWSPAQMLFQAHARIIEQHHGFVAQQTAVHQQFLDAQARLRAQWLALSALAPVSYAPEQLPPPVADAPSPVTPGPLAPPRAGAALDRALEAAEQRNLPGFKLDRAGLELHSSGRISHIFGAALGPQDGYFRQVRMPEPPLLLADRMTGIDAELGCLGRGFQGLGSIWTETDVREDSWYLHQRRMPAGIMIEAGQADLMLISYLGVDLLNRSERVYRLLGCELTYHGALPEPGDTLAYDIHVDGHAAQGDVRLFFFHYDCQVRGEPRLSVRGGQAGFFTDEELADSAGVLWDAETHKPCDSPRLDPPPRLSERRSFSGEQLRAFAAGDVPGCFGPGFEWANTHSRTPRIADGRMLFLDEVTEFDPEGGPWGRGYLRAVDTIEENDWFFDGHFKNDPCMPGTLMFEGCLQTMAVYLAALGFTLKRDGWRFEPVPEQPFLMRCRGQVTPTSKHLVYEVFVEEVVDGPSPMLFADLLCTIDGRKAFHCKRAALQLVPDWPLDELLAREPSLAIVKAGPVAIQGGFEFGYDSLLACAWGRPSRAFPSYTPFDGHRKVARLPGPPYHFMSRVASIEGEIGKLERGQRVVVEYDIPASAWYFDQNGVRSMPYCVLLEAALQPCGWLASFVGSALTVEENLCFRNLDGTATQHVELLPDAGTLHTKVEITNISATAGMIIESFDVECLIDDQVVFDMKTVFGFFPEAAFENQVGLPVPEHEKGALEAPSDVRVELTGSPARFFDGRVRLPQPMLRMIDRVTGVWPEGGSAGLGRYRAEKDVDPDEWFFKAHFFQDPVQPGSLGIEAMIQLLQYAMLERGLGERGGHFEPIRIGSPFTWKYRGQVIPSNKIVSTLLDLIEIGEDERGPYAVANASLWVDGKRIYEAKGMGMRIVPDGEELLDPEKDSWLADHCPTFTVPALPMMSMLDRLAAAAPGRVVGMDRVQVERWLPVPAPVRLKTERHPDSGEVTLLAWREAARSELSRFEPVATATLRVADEYPPAPAALAPLVDAREVPLPYTSGRLFHGPAFHKLKSLCMGQSGASAVLDASVGAVPAGTLNQALLDAATHAIPHDQLRLWCDAIGEDVVGYPYRIEALTLHGPAPMEGEVRCEVRFVGFDEGAREPSRFPVFSLQLLVEGRVWLACRLIEILMPKGPLGLAPPEERRAFLRDREPVSGLSLSRFDGTETRLNASEVKASNWLPGTLEALYEVDGELVEAIAVKEHVARLLGVHPGSVDSVAGLARADALPLTAVRTEVSREREDVVVRSLGAPAIDLTEVRAYWGEHFGVGRWPVEDLYYGLIERFIGRVHVAEPAALRAVGGRSLLYLANHQVGVESLLFSIIASGLTSVPTVTLAKEEHRGTWLGLLIQHCFEYPGVIDPRVITYFDRSDPESLGRIVAELAAEMVGPGKSVMVHVEGTRSLSCRTPVVKMSSAFIDMAIATRAPIVPVRFTRGLPAEPVETRLEFPVGMGRQDIHLGRPLLPELFEALPYKERKGVVVDAINALGPPNALEQPAAPDPEFAAVVREHVAKTGVSEEHAVLFETLARVSEPCAAVSRLLAARGGGLTFSDTPEDRWLGELRRRLLGR; encoded by the coding sequence ATGAGCTTCGAGCCCATCGCCATCGTCGGCCGCGCATGTCTGCTGCCGGGAGCGGACAGCCCTCAGGCCCTGTGGGAGGCGGTGAAGGTTGGCAGAGATCTGCTGAGCGAAGTGCCCGCTGGTCGCTGGCGGACGCCGCGGCGTGCGGTCGTTGGTGCGGTGGGCGCGGCGGAGGATCGCACGTGGAGCGTGCGCGGCGGCTACGTTCGCGACCCGAAGCTCGAGCTCGAGGGCCTGCGATGTTCGTCGGCGGAGCTCGACGGGCTCGATCCCCTCTTCTTGTGGCTGGTCCACACGGCGCGGGCAGCGCTCGCCGATAGTGGCGTCGCCGACACCACCAAGACCGGGGCGGTCATCGGCAATCTGTCCTTCCCGAGCGCGGGCATGTCGCGGTTTGCGGAGCGCACCTGGCTTGGGGCCGAGCTCGCACGGGCAGCGGAGCTCGCTGAAGCCGATCCACGCAACCGCTTCATGTCTGGACTGCCCGCGCACATCCTGGCTGCGGCGCTCGGTCTCGGCGATGCGGCGTTCTGCCTCGACGCGGCCTGCGCTTCGTCTCTGGTTGCCATCAAGCTCGCGTGCGAGCGGCTGCACGAGCGACGCGCGGACAGCATGCTCGCGGGTGCGGTGTGCTCGGCGGACGATCTGTTCATCCACGTCGGATTCTGCGCCCTCAAGGCCATGAGTCATACCGGCCAGAGCCGGCCGTTTCATCGCGACGCCGACGGTCTGATGCCGGCGGAGGGCTGCGGCATCGTCGTGCTCGAGCGGCTGGCGGACGCCGAACAGAACGGTCGCAAGATCCTCGGAGTCATCCGCGGCATCGGTCTGTCGAACGACGGTCGCGGCAAGGGGTTTCTCGCACCGGCGGAGGAGGGGCAGATCCGCGCGATGGAGCGCGCGTATGAGGTCGCTGGGATCGCTCCAACCGAGGTGAGCTACGTCGAGTGCCACGCCACGGGCACCAAGGTCGGGGACGCCGCCGAGCTTCGCAGCATGGCTCAGGTCTTCCGAGGACACCCCGACCTGCCCATCGGCTCCCTCAAGTCGAACCTGGGTCACTTGATCACGGCCGCCGGGGTGGCGAGCTTGCTGAAGGTGCTCGCCGCCATGGACGCGGAGCTCTTGCCGCCGACGATCCACGCTTCCGACGCCCTGAGTGACGATCTCGCTGGGACTCCGCTCAGGGTGGTGACGGCGTGTGAACCGTGGAGCTCGAAGGGGCCGCGCCGCGCAGGCGTGAGCGCCTTCGGTTTCGGCGGCAACAACGCGCACCTGATCGTCGAGCAGTATCTCGGACCCGAGCCAAGCGTGCGCGCCGCGAAGGTCCCGCACGCGAGCGCTCGTCCTGCCGAGCCCATCGCGGTGGTTGCGCTCGAGGTGCTCGCGCCCGACGTGGACGGCTCGGTGCTGCTCGACGAGTCGGCGCTGCGGTTCCCGCCTCTCGATCTCGAACAGGCCCTCGGTCAGCAGCTCTTGATGCTCGCTGCTGCTGGGCGGGCGCTCGCGCGGGTGCCACAGGTTCCGCGGGAAACGACCGGCGTGCTCGTGGGAATGGGCTGTGATCCGGAGGTTGCGCGCTACGGCGCTCGCTGGCGCTCCGAAGGCTGGGCACGGCAGTTCGGCGCGAACGAGCGGGGCTTCGTCGAGGCGCTGCAGGACGGTTTCGTCGGACCGCTGCAGTCGGCGGGGGTGCTCGGAACGATGCCGAACATCGTCGCCAACCGCATCAACAGCGCGTTCGATCTGCGCGGCCCGAGCCTGGTGGTGTCCGCGGAAGAGCTGAGCGGCGTGCGCGCGCTTGATGTGGCCTGCCGCGCGCTCCGTCGCGGCGAGCTGGACGCGGCGCTGGTCGGGGCGGTGGATCTCTCCGACGAGCCGGTGCATCGCGCGGCCCTGGCTGCGCTTCGGCCGGACGCGACAACCACACCCGCCGATGACCGCGCGGTCGTGTTGATCCTCGAGCGTCTCGTCGACGCCGAGCGGCTCGGGCACACGGTGCTCGCCACCCTCGGTGACCTTGCTGAAACCGGAGCGGCCGTTCTGCCGCGTCACGGCGCGCACGCTGCGTCGGGTCTGCTCGAGGTCGCGGCGGCGGTTCAGTCCGAAGCGCCCAGCGTCGAGCTTCACCTCGGCTCACTCGGAGGTCAGCGTGCCTCGCTCGTCGTGCACCCGCGAGCAAGAGCTCAGCAAGTCGAGCCCCCGCGTGAAGGACTTCGGCTCGCGGTGCGCCGCGCGCCGGTGCGCATTCCCGCGCTGCCGCCGGTGGCAGAACGAACCCCCGTCGCCAGCGAGACTCCGAGCAGGAATGCTGCCCAGACCATGCCTCGCGCCCCCTGGCTCGAACCGCTGACGGAGCCCGAGCTCGCTGTGACTCCGTCGCCGCACCCCGCCAGCGCTGCGCGCTTCGCATCGCCTGGACAAGCCCACACGGCCGAGTCGCCGCAAGCAGTGCTGGGCGCTCATTCGATGGCGCACGAGGCCACGCTCCCCTCCGAGCCGTCGCTCGCGTGGTCCCCCGCGCAGATGTTGTTCCAGGCCCACGCCCGGATCATCGAGCAACATCACGGCTTCGTCGCGCAGCAGACGGCGGTGCATCAACAGTTCCTCGACGCGCAAGCACGGCTGCGTGCCCAATGGCTCGCACTCAGCGCGCTCGCGCCGGTGAGCTACGCGCCGGAGCAACTTCCTCCCCCGGTGGCCGACGCGCCTTCGCCGGTGACGCCGGGCCCGCTCGCCCCGCCGCGTGCGGGTGCGGCCCTCGATCGCGCGCTCGAAGCAGCCGAGCAGCGCAATCTCCCCGGATTCAAGCTCGACCGCGCTGGCCTCGAGCTGCACTCGAGCGGACGCATCTCGCACATCTTCGGCGCCGCGCTCGGGCCTCAAGACGGCTACTTCCGTCAGGTGCGCATGCCGGAGCCGCCGCTGCTGCTTGCCGATCGCATGACCGGCATCGACGCCGAGCTGGGTTGTCTGGGTCGGGGCTTCCAGGGACTCGGCAGCATCTGGACCGAGACCGACGTGCGCGAGGACTCGTGGTACCTGCACCAGCGCCGCATGCCGGCCGGCATCATGATCGAGGCGGGTCAGGCCGATCTGATGCTGATCAGCTATCTCGGCGTCGACCTCTTGAACCGTTCCGAACGCGTGTATCGACTGCTCGGCTGTGAGCTCACCTATCACGGTGCGCTGCCCGAGCCGGGCGACACGCTCGCGTACGACATCCACGTCGATGGGCACGCCGCCCAAGGCGACGTGCGACTGTTCTTCTTCCACTACGACTGCCAGGTTCGCGGGGAGCCGCGCCTGAGTGTGCGCGGTGGGCAGGCAGGGTTCTTCACCGACGAAGAGCTGGCGGATTCGGCCGGAGTGCTCTGGGACGCCGAGACCCACAAACCCTGCGACAGCCCGCGCCTCGATCCGCCGCCGCGCCTCAGCGAACGACGGAGCTTCAGCGGCGAACAGCTGCGGGCCTTTGCCGCGGGCGACGTGCCCGGTTGTTTCGGGCCGGGCTTCGAGTGGGCCAACACCCACAGCCGGACGCCGCGCATCGCGGACGGTCGCATGTTGTTTCTGGACGAAGTCACCGAGTTCGATCCGGAGGGCGGCCCGTGGGGTCGGGGATACCTGCGGGCCGTGGACACCATCGAAGAGAACGACTGGTTCTTCGACGGGCACTTCAAGAACGACCCGTGCATGCCCGGCACCCTGATGTTCGAGGGCTGCCTGCAGACGATGGCGGTGTACCTCGCTGCCCTCGGCTTCACGCTGAAGCGCGACGGCTGGCGCTTCGAGCCGGTGCCCGAGCAGCCGTTCCTCATGCGCTGCCGCGGGCAGGTGACCCCGACCTCGAAGCACCTGGTGTACGAGGTGTTCGTCGAGGAGGTCGTCGACGGCCCGAGTCCGATGCTGTTCGCGGATCTGCTCTGCACCATCGACGGCCGCAAGGCGTTCCACTGCAAGCGCGCCGCGCTCCAGCTCGTGCCGGACTGGCCGCTGGACGAATTGCTGGCGCGCGAGCCGTCCCTCGCCATCGTCAAAGCCGGGCCGGTCGCCATCCAGGGCGGCTTCGAGTTCGGTTACGACTCGCTGCTCGCGTGTGCGTGGGGTCGCCCGTCGCGCGCGTTCCCGAGCTACACGCCCTTCGACGGCCATCGCAAGGTCGCCCGCTTGCCCGGACCCCCGTACCACTTCATGTCACGGGTCGCGTCGATCGAAGGTGAGATCGGCAAGCTCGAGCGCGGGCAGCGCGTGGTGGTCGAGTACGACATCCCGGCGAGCGCCTGGTACTTCGACCAGAACGGCGTGCGGAGCATGCCCTACTGCGTGCTGCTCGAGGCGGCGCTTCAGCCCTGCGGCTGGCTCGCGTCGTTCGTCGGCAGTGCGCTCACGGTGGAAGAGAACCTCTGCTTCCGGAACCTCGACGGCACCGCCACCCAGCACGTCGAGCTTCTGCCGGATGCCGGCACGCTGCACACGAAGGTGGAGATCACTAACATCTCGGCCACGGCGGGCATGATCATCGAGTCCTTCGACGTCGAGTGCCTGATTGACGACCAGGTGGTCTTCGACATGAAGACGGTGTTCGGATTCTTCCCGGAAGCCGCCTTCGAGAACCAGGTGGGTCTCCCCGTGCCGGAGCACGAGAAGGGCGCGCTCGAAGCGCCGAGCGACGTGCGCGTCGAGCTCACGGGCTCCCCTGCGCGGTTCTTCGACGGGCGGGTGCGGCTGCCCCAGCCCATGCTGCGCATGATCGATCGGGTGACCGGCGTCTGGCCGGAGGGCGGTTCGGCGGGGCTCGGGCGTTACCGTGCGGAGAAGGACGTCGATCCCGACGAGTGGTTCTTCAAGGCCCACTTCTTCCAGGATCCCGTGCAGCCCGGCTCCCTCGGCATCGAGGCCATGATCCAGCTGTTGCAGTACGCGATGCTCGAGCGCGGCCTCGGGGAACGCGGCGGGCACTTCGAGCCGATCCGCATCGGCTCCCCGTTCACCTGGAAATATCGCGGGCAAGTGATCCCGAGCAACAAGATCGTCTCGACGCTGCTCGATCTGATCGAAATCGGTGAAGACGAGCGCGGCCCCTATGCCGTCGCCAACGCTTCACTCTGGGTCGACGGCAAGCGCATCTACGAGGCGAAGGGCATGGGCATGCGCATCGTGCCCGATGGCGAAGAGCTGCTCGATCCGGAGAAAGACAGCTGGCTCGCCGATCACTGTCCGACCTTCACGGTGCCGGCGCTGCCGATGATGTCGATGCTTGATCGCCTGGCGGCTGCCGCGCCCGGTCGGGTCGTCGGCATGGACCGGGTCCAGGTCGAGCGCTGGCTGCCCGTCCCGGCGCCGGTGCGTCTGAAGACCGAACGGCATCCTGATAGCGGTGAGGTAACCCTGCTGGCGTGGCGCGAAGCCGCGCGTTCGGAGCTGTCTCGCTTCGAGCCCGTGGCAACGGCAACGCTGCGCGTGGCCGACGAGTACCCGCCGGCGCCGGCAGCGCTGGCTCCCCTGGTCGATGCGCGAGAGGTCCCGCTGCCCTACACGAGCGGCCGGCTGTTTCATGGCCCCGCGTTCCACAAGCTGAAGTCCCTCTGCATGGGCCAGAGCGGAGCGAGCGCGGTCCTGGATGCCAGCGTGGGTGCCGTTCCGGCCGGTACACTGAACCAGGCGCTGCTGGACGCTGCGACGCACGCCATCCCGCACGATCAGCTCCGACTGTGGTGCGACGCCATCGGGGAGGACGTCGTCGGGTACCCGTATCGAATCGAGGCGCTCACGCTGCACGGGCCCGCCCCGATGGAAGGCGAGGTGCGCTGCGAGGTGCGGTTCGTCGGTTTCGACGAGGGAGCCCGGGAGCCGTCCCGGTTTCCGGTCTTCTCGTTGCAGCTGCTCGTCGAAGGGCGAGTCTGGCTTGCGTGCCGGTTGATCGAGATCCTGATGCCGAAGGGTCCGCTCGGTCTGGCGCCGCCGGAGGAGAGGCGTGCGTTCTTGCGCGATCGCGAGCCGGTGTCGGGCCTCTCCCTCAGTCGTTTCGATGGCACCGAGACCCGCCTCAATGCCAGCGAGGTGAAGGCGAGCAACTGGCTCCCGGGGACCCTCGAGGCGCTCTACGAGGTCGACGGTGAGCTGGTCGAAGCCATCGCCGTGAAGGAGCACGTCGCGCGCTTGCTCGGCGTGCACCCCGGCTCCGTCGACAGCGTCGCGGGGCTGGCGCGCGCTGACGCTCTGCCGTTGACCGCCGTTCGCACCGAGGTCAGCCGCGAGCGGGAAGACGTCGTCGTGCGTTCGCTCGGAGCGCCTGCCATCGATCTGACGGAGGTGCGCGCCTACTGGGGGGAGCACTTCGGGGTCGGGCGCTGGCCGGTGGAAGATCTCTACTACGGGCTCATCGAACGCTTCATCGGTCGGGTGCACGTGGCAGAGCCCGCAGCGCTTCGCGCGGTCGGCGGCCGGAGCCTGCTCTACCTCGCCAACCACCAGGTCGGCGTGGAGTCACTCTTGTTCTCGATCATCGCGTCGGGCTTGACGAGCGTCCCCACGGTCACTCTCGCCAAGGAAGAACACCGCGGCACCTGGCTCGGGCTGCTCATCCAGCACTGCTTCGAGTACCCCGGCGTGATCGATCCCCGGGTCATAACCTACTTCGATCGCTCCGATCCCGAGTCCCTCGGCCGCATCGTCGCCGAGCTGGCCGCCGAGATGGTGGGACCCGGGAAATCCGTGATGGTGCACGTCGAGGGCACACGTTCGCTCAGCTGCCGCACGCCGGTCGTCAAGATGAGCAGCGCCTTCATCGACATGGCCATCGCGACCCGCGCGCCCATCGTGCCGGTGCGCTTCACGCGCGGGCTGCCCGCCGAGCCCGTCGAGACCCGCCTCGAGTTCCCGGTTGGCATGGGCCGCCAGGACATCCACCTCGGTCGGCCGCTCTTGCCGGAGCTGTTCGAGGCGCTGCCCTACAAGGAGCGCAAGGGTGTGGTCGTCGACGCCATCAACGCGCTCGGCCCGCCGAACGCGCTCGAACAGCCGGCGGCGCCGGATCCGGAGTTCGCGGCGGTGGTGCGCGAGCATGTCGCGAAGACCGGGGTGAGTGAGGAGCACGCGGTGTTGTTCGAGACGCTGGCGCGTGTGAGCGAGCCCTGCGCGGCGGTGAGTCGTCTGCTCGCGGCGCGGGGTGGCGGGCTCACGTTCTCCGACACGCCGGAAGATCGCTGGCTCGGTGAGCTCCGCCGTCGGTTGCTCGGTCGGTGA
- a CDS encoding YbgC/FadM family acyl-CoA thioesterase, protein MTHVHPVQIYYEDTDHSGAVYHANYLKYFERAREHMLGPKELVRLLNDDGVGFVVYRVEVTYRKSAAFGDSLEIRSTVRKESDYRLVFSQNAHRVGEDEALCEGKVDLVTVNRQNELVVVPESVMRRLTTG, encoded by the coding sequence ATGACTCACGTCCACCCGGTTCAGATCTATTACGAGGACACCGACCACTCGGGCGCGGTCTATCACGCCAACTACCTCAAGTACTTCGAGCGCGCGCGGGAGCACATGCTCGGCCCGAAGGAGCTGGTGCGCCTGCTGAATGACGACGGCGTCGGCTTCGTGGTCTACCGCGTCGAGGTGACCTACCGAAAGAGCGCGGCGTTTGGCGACAGCCTCGAGATCCGCTCCACGGTGCGCAAGGAGAGCGACTACCGGCTGGTGTTTTCCCAGAACGCGCACCGGGTGGGCGAGGACGAGGCGCTCTGCGAAGGCAAAGTCGATCTCGTCACCGTCAACCGCCAGAACGAGCTGGTGGTGGTGCCGGAGTCCGTGATGCGGCGGTTGACCACCGGGTAG